From the genome of Syntrophus gentianae, one region includes:
- the glyA gene encoding serine hydroxymethyltransferase: protein MSALIKTDPEIAEAILLETRRQAEKLELIASENFVSEAVLEAQGSPMTNKYAEGYPGKRYYGGCEYVDVAENLAIERCKKLFGADYVNVQPHSGTQANMAVYFAALQVGDTILGMNLAHGGHLSHGSPANFSGKLYNVIPYGVDRETERIDFNEVEDLARQHKPKLIVVGASAYSRIIEFEKFRAIADQVGALIVADIAHIAGLVAAGLHPSPVPVCEYVTSTTHKTLRGPRGGLVMCQSPYEKALGSRVFPGIQGGPLMHTIAAKAVAFKEALTEEFKEYQRQIVKNAQAMAEELVRLGYRLVSGGTDNHLLLVDLTDKGITGKEAQERLDSAGITVNKNGIPFDTRGPMVTSGIRIGTPALTTRGMKEEEMRTVARLIVEILGNREDEKHLRDVKEEVSRLCRDFPLYAGRI from the coding sequence ATGTCAGCGTTAATCAAAACCGATCCTGAAATCGCGGAGGCCATCCTGCTGGAAACCCGGAGGCAGGCGGAAAAACTGGAGCTCATCGCGTCGGAGAACTTTGTCAGCGAGGCGGTTCTCGAGGCCCAGGGAAGTCCCATGACCAATAAATACGCGGAAGGATATCCGGGTAAACGATACTACGGCGGTTGTGAGTATGTTGATGTGGCGGAGAATCTGGCGATCGAGCGCTGCAAGAAGCTCTTCGGCGCAGATTATGTCAATGTGCAGCCCCACTCTGGAACTCAGGCCAACATGGCGGTTTATTTTGCCGCTCTGCAGGTGGGAGACACGATCCTGGGGATGAATCTCGCCCATGGCGGTCATCTGTCTCACGGCAGTCCCGCCAACTTTTCCGGAAAATTATACAACGTGATTCCCTACGGCGTCGACCGCGAGACCGAACGTATTGATTTCAACGAGGTGGAAGACCTTGCCCGGCAGCACAAACCCAAGCTGATCGTCGTCGGGGCAAGCGCCTATTCCCGGATCATCGAATTTGAGAAATTCCGGGCCATTGCCGATCAGGTAGGCGCGCTGATTGTGGCCGACATCGCCCATATCGCCGGTCTGGTGGCGGCGGGCCTTCACCCCTCTCCGGTTCCCGTGTGCGAATACGTAACTTCGACAACCCACAAGACCCTTCGCGGTCCCCGTGGGGGACTGGTCATGTGCCAGTCTCCCTATGAAAAGGCCCTTGGCAGCCGCGTGTTTCCCGGCATCCAGGGCGGGCCGTTGATGCACACCATTGCCGCCAAGGCGGTGGCCTTCAAGGAGGCCCTGACGGAAGAATTCAAGGAATACCAGAGGCAGATCGTAAAAAATGCCCAGGCGATGGCCGAGGAGCTGGTCCGGCTTGGGTACCGTCTCGTTTCCGGGGGAACGGATAACCATCTGCTCCTGGTGGATTTAACCGATAAGGGCATAACAGGCAAAGAAGCCCAGGAACGGCTGGATTCGGCAGGAATCACCGTCAATAAGAACGGCATTCCCTTCGATACCCGCGGTCCCATGGTGACCAGTGGAATTCGGATCGGCACGCCCGCTCTGACCACCCGGGGCATGAAAGAAGAAGAAATGCGGACGGTTGCCCGCCTGATCGTCGAGATCCTGGGAAACCGGGAGGATGAAAAGCACCTCCGGGATGTGAAAGAGGAAGTGAGCCGCCTCTGC
- the rpiB gene encoding ribose 5-phosphate isomerase B: MDQTIIIGADHAGFCLKENIKSFLEESGWVVSDIGTDSEASVDYPDFGAVVAKSVASGLFSRGILVCGSGVGMAIVANKFPGIRAAVCLDTETARLSRLHNDANVLIFAGRKTDPETARKIAEVWLETPFEGGRHQGRLDKIRALESGRDGFGP, encoded by the coding sequence ATGGATCAAACAATCATCATCGGTGCCGACCATGCCGGCTTTTGTCTGAAGGAAAACATCAAGTCTTTTCTGGAGGAAAGTGGCTGGGTTGTGTCGGATATCGGAACGGACAGTGAAGCCTCCGTGGACTACCCTGATTTTGGGGCGGTGGTGGCAAAATCCGTCGCGTCAGGCCTTTTCTCCCGAGGGATACTGGTCTGCGGATCGGGGGTCGGCATGGCCATTGTGGCCAACAAGTTTCCCGGTATCCGCGCTGCCGTGTGTCTCGATACCGAGACGGCCCGCCTGAGCCGTCTCCACAACGATGCCAATGTCCTGATCTTTGCCGGCAGGAAGACTGACCCGGAGACGGCTCGAAAGATTGCTGAAGTCTGGCTGGAAACCCCCTTTGAAGGGGGACGTCATCAGGGGCGTCTGGATAAGATTCGGGCCCTTGAGTCCGGAAGGGACGGCTTCGGTCCGTAG